A genomic segment from Cohaesibacter gelatinilyticus encodes:
- a CDS encoding class I adenylate-forming enzyme family protein: MTDRSPFRLGNATTLLAGKADLFDSLQRALHSTNSIQTCQTGPSPLFIKEEAQQWLYCETSGSTGKAKIIRRKPQSWIRSFAENGDLFSLSDKDRYATLGHIGHSLTLYALLEAFHHGADIAMMDSSSPKAQLLSLFEHQISILYATPTQLRLLAHAARAKNQALFPALRLLMIGGGKLDAALLAEMKQLFPKARLHEFYGSSETSFLTLSDPTTPVGSVGRPYPGVTLHIRHPDQPSQSFKPFETGEIWINSPYLFEGYTQGKSAYTYREGDFLTIGEMGYLDDKGYLYLKGRKSRMVTVADHNVFLQDVEQILLGHKRVEGCAVLALEDALRGSRIIAIIEAKDHPDLLDELRKTCSQSLTQHAIPKSFVRLDSLPKLPSGKADLQALQTWIETQE; encoded by the coding sequence ATGACGGACAGGTCCCCTTTTCGACTTGGCAACGCCACGACATTACTGGCGGGAAAAGCAGATCTCTTTGATAGCCTTCAACGGGCTTTGCATTCGACAAACTCCATTCAGACTTGTCAAACCGGACCTTCTCCCCTCTTCATCAAAGAAGAAGCCCAACAATGGCTCTATTGCGAGACCTCAGGCTCGACCGGCAAAGCCAAGATCATCCGGCGTAAACCTCAAAGCTGGATAAGAAGCTTTGCGGAAAATGGTGATCTGTTTTCGCTTTCAGACAAGGATCGTTATGCCACTCTCGGCCATATTGGGCATTCGCTCACGCTCTATGCTTTGTTAGAGGCTTTCCATCATGGCGCCGATATTGCCATGATGGACAGCTCCAGCCCAAAGGCCCAACTTCTTAGCCTCTTTGAGCATCAGATTTCCATTCTCTATGCCACTCCGACCCAACTCCGGCTCCTTGCGCATGCCGCCAGAGCGAAAAACCAGGCTCTTTTCCCTGCTTTGCGCCTTCTCATGATTGGCGGTGGCAAACTGGATGCGGCCTTGCTCGCTGAGATGAAGCAGCTTTTTCCCAAAGCCCGTTTGCATGAATTCTATGGGTCCAGTGAAACCAGTTTCCTCACGCTCAGCGACCCGACGACTCCTGTTGGCTCTGTCGGGCGGCCCTATCCCGGAGTCACGTTGCACATTCGACATCCAGACCAACCTTCCCAATCTTTCAAGCCTTTCGAAACCGGAGAGATATGGATCAACAGTCCCTATTTGTTTGAGGGCTATACTCAGGGTAAAAGTGCCTATACCTACCGGGAGGGAGATTTCCTGACCATTGGCGAAATGGGATACCTGGATGACAAGGGCTATCTCTATCTCAAGGGACGTAAAAGCCGTATGGTTACCGTTGCCGATCACAATGTATTTCTACAAGATGTCGAGCAAATTCTGCTTGGACACAAACGAGTGGAAGGCTGTGCCGTGCTGGCGCTGGAAGATGCCTTGCGTGGCTCTCGCATCATTGCGATCATAGAGGCCAAAGATCATCCTGATCTGCTTGATGAACTCCGCAAGACTTGCAGTCAATCCCTGACACAACATGCCATTCCCAAAAGCTTTGTCAGGCTGGACAGTTTACCCAAATTACCTTCGGGCAAAGCAGACCTGCAGGCTTTGCAAACATGGATTGAGACACAAGAATGA
- a CDS encoding thiamine phosphate synthase has product MSDQSRSVEILDPFYLIVDSANWVERLVPLGVKLVQLRIKDKPDDDIRAQVKAAKAICAAHDCKLVINDYWQLAIEEECEWLHLGQEDLADADLDAIRAANLKLGLSSHDGAELKAALDAKPNYIALGPIYQTILKKMPWAPQGLEKLLVWKKALGDMPLVGIGGLTPERTPDVLRAGADSAAVVTDILLNDNPEARTREWISVTQPWRSAQS; this is encoded by the coding sequence ATGAGCGATCAATCTCGAAGCGTTGAAATACTCGACCCCTTCTATCTGATTGTCGACAGTGCAAACTGGGTCGAACGTTTGGTGCCGCTTGGGGTGAAATTGGTGCAGTTGCGCATCAAGGACAAACCTGACGACGATATCCGTGCTCAAGTCAAAGCTGCCAAAGCAATCTGTGCCGCGCATGATTGCAAACTGGTGATCAATGATTATTGGCAACTCGCAATTGAGGAAGAGTGTGAATGGCTACATTTGGGTCAGGAAGATCTTGCCGACGCTGATCTCGACGCTATTCGTGCTGCAAACCTGAAACTTGGCCTCTCTTCTCATGACGGGGCGGAGTTGAAGGCTGCTTTGGATGCAAAGCCGAACTATATCGCCCTTGGTCCTATCTATCAGACAATCTTGAAAAAGATGCCCTGGGCACCGCAGGGATTGGAGAAGCTTCTGGTTTGGAAGAAGGCTTTGGGAGACATGCCTTTGGTCGGCATTGGTGGTTTAACCCCCGAGCGTACTCCTGATGTCTTGCGTGCTGGTGCAGACAGTGCGGCAGTCGTTACCGATATCTTGCTGAATGACAATCCGGAAGCAAGAACCAGAGAATGGATTTCGGTGACCCAGCCTTGGCGCTCCGCCCAGTCCTGA
- a CDS encoding thiazole synthase — MNNDQLTLYGRIVSSRMLLGTAQYPSPAILANAVERSGSEIITVSLRRELPKGADGQSSGGSFWDLIQNLGVHILPNTAGCHTAKEAILTAKMARDLFKTNWIKLEVIGHHDSLQPDIFALVEAARELVADGFEVFPYMTDDLVLAERLLEAGCKVLMPWCAPIGSAQGPVNVHGLRAIRGNFPEIPMIVDAGLGRPSHATQVMELGFDAVLLNTAVAKAGDPALMGEAFGKATDAGRQAYLAGMLEPRDMAVPSTPVIGQAVFGEV; from the coding sequence ATGAACAATGATCAACTCACGCTCTATGGTCGCATCGTTTCGTCTCGTATGTTGCTGGGAACAGCGCAATATCCCTCTCCTGCCATATTGGCAAATGCGGTCGAACGGTCAGGTTCCGAAATCATTACGGTGTCCTTGCGCCGGGAACTGCCCAAAGGAGCGGACGGCCAGAGCAGCGGTGGCAGCTTTTGGGATCTGATCCAAAATCTTGGCGTCCATATTCTGCCCAATACCGCAGGTTGCCATACTGCCAAAGAAGCCATTCTGACAGCCAAAATGGCTCGAGATCTGTTCAAGACCAACTGGATCAAGTTGGAAGTGATTGGCCATCACGACAGCTTACAGCCTGATATCTTTGCACTGGTGGAAGCAGCACGAGAACTGGTTGCTGATGGGTTTGAAGTCTTTCCTTATATGACCGATGATCTGGTTCTGGCCGAACGTTTGCTGGAAGCGGGCTGCAAGGTCTTGATGCCTTGGTGTGCCCCAATTGGCTCGGCACAGGGGCCTGTGAATGTTCATGGCCTTCGCGCCATTCGCGGAAATTTTCCTGAAATCCCGATGATTGTGGATGCTGGTCTTGGTCGCCCATCTCATGCAACACAAGTGATGGAACTGGGCTTTGACGCAGTGCTGCTGAACACGGCTGTGGCGAAAGCAGGTGACCCAGCCTTGATGGGAGAAGCCTTTGGCAAGGCAACTGATGCCGGACGCCAGGCTTATTTGGCAGGCATGCTTGAGCCACGGGATATGGCGGTTCCTTCAACTCCAGTGATCGGCCAAGCTGTATTTGGGGAGGTTTAA
- the thiS gene encoding sulfur carrier protein ThiS yields the protein MKLIVNGETTTVEATTLSSLLEEMEFSGDWLATAVDGELVAAEDRDAFLLKEGQRVEILSPMQGG from the coding sequence ATGAAACTGATCGTAAATGGCGAGACCACGACGGTCGAAGCTACCACCCTTTCATCCCTGCTTGAAGAGATGGAGTTCAGCGGCGATTGGCTCGCCACTGCCGTTGATGGCGAACTCGTCGCCGCAGAAGATCGAGACGCTTTTCTTCTGAAAGAAGGGCAGCGCGTGGAAATTCTAAGCCCAATGCAGGGAGGCTGA
- a CDS encoding FAD-dependent oxidoreductase produces MSNINTSSGLSHPAINLSPLPDIHIRGAGIAGLCTALSFARRDAKILISELRPSLAGHASWYAGGMLAPYCERESAEEVIERRGVSSIDWWDKVEEGLVSHHGTLVVAPPRDQADLTRFSRMTNGHKLVDESEIRELEPDLNSTFRQGLFYASEAHMDPRIALETLLSKVKELGGDIRFSCDQSMLGQCDLELDCRGMSAPLPERRGVRGEMLLLHAPEVSLTRTVRLLHPRIPLYIVPRDNHHFMVGATMIESKHDGAITARSMMEFLNAAYAVVPAFGEAEIIETGVGVRPAFPDNLPKMHFDEKNRTLSINGYYRHGYALGPLLAEAAANWALDNVQDADFPVTSLSYLSEPAEKVRQ; encoded by the coding sequence ATGTCCAATATAAATACCTCATCTGGCCTGTCTCACCCGGCCATAAATCTATCCCCTCTTCCCGATATTCATATTCGTGGTGCTGGCATTGCCGGCCTCTGCACGGCGCTCTCATTTGCCCGTCGCGACGCAAAAATCCTCATCAGCGAATTACGTCCGTCGCTCGCAGGGCACGCCTCCTGGTATGCAGGAGGCATGCTGGCCCCTTATTGCGAGCGGGAAAGCGCCGAAGAAGTGATTGAGCGCCGTGGCGTCAGTTCCATTGATTGGTGGGACAAGGTCGAGGAAGGACTGGTCAGCCATCACGGTACATTGGTTGTCGCACCGCCTCGAGATCAAGCAGATCTGACGCGCTTCTCTCGCATGACCAATGGCCACAAGTTGGTGGATGAGTCAGAGATCCGCGAATTGGAGCCTGATTTGAACAGCACTTTCCGCCAAGGTCTGTTTTATGCAAGTGAGGCTCATATGGATCCTCGTATAGCGTTGGAAACACTCTTAAGCAAAGTCAAGGAATTAGGCGGTGATATCCGTTTTTCTTGCGACCAATCCATGTTGGGCCAATGTGATTTGGAGTTGGATTGCCGAGGGATGAGTGCGCCCCTTCCTGAACGGCGCGGGGTGCGTGGTGAAATGCTGCTTTTGCATGCACCAGAAGTAAGCCTGACCCGCACAGTGCGCCTTCTACATCCACGCATCCCGCTTTACATCGTGCCCCGTGATAATCATCACTTCATGGTGGGGGCTACCATGATTGAAAGCAAACATGATGGCGCCATCACAGCGCGCTCCATGATGGAATTTCTCAACGCCGCCTATGCAGTCGTTCCTGCTTTTGGTGAAGCAGAAATCATCGAAACCGGGGTCGGGGTACGTCCTGCCTTTCCTGATAATCTGCCTAAGATGCATTTTGATGAGAAGAACCGCACCCTCTCGATCAACGGCTATTATCGTCATGGATATGCCCTGGGCCCGCTATTGGCAGAAGCCGCTGCCAACTGGGCGCTTGACAATGTTCAAGATGCCGACTTCCCCGTAACGTCCCTATCCTATCTGTCTGAACCAGCCGAAAAGGTGAGACAATGA
- a CDS encoding DUF1176 domain-containing protein — protein MTKSFLFSLRPIAKTFRLASRQLALLASVGIASFIGIANTNAGGFREFKDSRTWCTIALSCSVSTSAKAYNGITTLSIRRHNPLSAPLELVLEAKDAFSAGDQIDFLIDDKELLHIELQPDDPAIGSTNYVVSQQSVVDSAIEDLKKGSQALIVLRKNGEQIDSQFSLAGTVASMLFLDEFQDLLDTPYAFHAIGTKKPNPRLNIESITRLDQVPRSILTNWFVGEEKECSFFSDTKMERLTFGDGFKMQIGTKGKSDGGTLYSLPCGTGGAYNQPYSLFFEPNDTTKLISQIPFRVNGKAQAKQEMPDAWNISWDFKNKNLESFFKGRGLGDCGSYSRWSLMNQNGTYFFNLKEMRVKDDCDGDYAGGPTKWPKVN, from the coding sequence ATGACCAAATCGTTTCTGTTTTCTCTTCGGCCAATAGCCAAAACCTTCCGGTTAGCATCCAGACAGCTTGCCTTGCTTGCTTCTGTTGGCATCGCAAGTTTCATCGGCATAGCTAATACCAATGCGGGCGGTTTTCGCGAGTTCAAGGACAGTCGGACCTGGTGTACGATAGCGCTCTCTTGCTCTGTCTCTACATCCGCCAAAGCGTATAATGGCATCACGACGCTATCAATCCGTCGCCACAATCCACTTTCTGCGCCTCTGGAACTGGTTCTGGAAGCTAAGGATGCATTTTCTGCAGGAGATCAGATCGACTTCCTCATCGACGATAAGGAACTGCTGCATATCGAGCTTCAACCAGATGATCCTGCAATCGGTTCCACAAACTATGTGGTCAGTCAGCAAAGTGTAGTCGATTCTGCAATTGAAGACCTGAAAAAAGGCAGTCAGGCTTTGATAGTCTTGCGTAAGAATGGAGAGCAAATCGATAGCCAGTTCTCGCTAGCGGGGACTGTGGCCTCCATGCTGTTCCTCGATGAATTCCAGGATCTGCTGGATACTCCCTATGCCTTTCACGCCATCGGCACCAAGAAGCCGAACCCTCGGCTGAATATTGAGTCCATTACGCGGCTTGATCAAGTGCCGCGATCAATATTGACAAATTGGTTTGTAGGCGAAGAGAAGGAATGTAGCTTCTTTAGTGATACGAAAATGGAGCGCCTGACCTTTGGCGATGGCTTCAAGATGCAGATTGGAACAAAAGGAAAGAGCGATGGCGGCACGCTCTATAGTCTGCCTTGTGGAACAGGTGGCGCCTATAACCAGCCATATAGTCTGTTCTTCGAGCCCAATGACACAACCAAACTGATCTCACAGATTCCATTCAGAGTGAATGGCAAAGCCCAAGCAAAGCAGGAAATGCCTGATGCCTGGAATATCAGCTGGGATTTCAAGAACAAAAATCTGGAGAGCTTTTTCAAGGGCCGTGGGCTCGGGGATTGTGGCTCTTACTCTCGCTGGTCCTTGATGAACCAGAACGGCACCTATTTCTTCAATTTGAAGGAAATGCGGGTCAAGGATGATTGCGACGGCGACTACGCAGGTGGTCCAACCAAGTGGCCGAAAGTGAACTAG
- a CDS encoding arsenate reductase: MKIHGIKTCDTCRKALKAFEGTGKAHQFVDFRVDGLSETDLDRWLEAAGWELLLNRRSTSWRALSDEEKADPNMEKAKALMLANPTLIKRPVFDDGETVTVGFGKKEQAALLG; encoded by the coding sequence ATGAAAATTCACGGCATCAAAACCTGCGATACCTGTCGCAAGGCACTCAAGGCATTTGAAGGTACAGGTAAGGCACATCAGTTTGTTGACTTTCGTGTAGATGGACTGAGTGAGACTGATCTTGATCGCTGGCTGGAAGCTGCCGGATGGGAACTTCTGCTCAATCGCCGCTCAACGTCCTGGCGCGCTCTGTCCGACGAAGAAAAAGCCGATCCAAATATGGAGAAAGCAAAGGCATTGATGCTTGCCAATCCGACATTGATCAAGCGCCCGGTATTTGATGATGGCGAAACCGTTACCGTTGGATTTGGAAAAAAAGAACAAGCCGCTCTCTTGGGCTAG